From the genome of Salvia splendens isolate huo1 chromosome 7, SspV2, whole genome shotgun sequence:
CAGCTTGAGCTTATTCAAATCCTCAGTCAAACTCGAAACCTCCTTTTTTAGCTTCTTCACTTCAGCAGAAGCTTTTTCTTCCTTCGCCTTCAGCTGAAGCTTCTCCTTCTCAAGATTCTCGACTTCTTGCTTTGAAGCGCCGGTATTGCTCCTCACTTTTATCAGTTTTTGTATGTAATGATGCATTCGATCGATCAAGAATCCGAGGAACAGAGAAAAGCCTGCGAGATCATACACAGTCATTACAATTTCAGATGAAAATGACACAATCCAATCTCATACACAAACAAACAGAGGCAACTGCAAATGCAGGTTTTGTATATAATGATGCATACGATCGATCAGTCAAGAACCCGAGATACGGAGAAAAAATTCAGATGAGAAATGACACAATGCCGGTTGGATAAGATTGTCATTGATTTAGGGAAAATGAGAACAAGGATAACATTTAACCACCCATAAAAAACTGGAAATCATGTGAATAAAGCCCTAAACCCTCACAAGAAGATAAACAAAACTGTAAAAATCTAATCTTTCACAACAAAATTAACATAAATCACACTCAAACAAACTGGAAATCATGTGATTATACCCTAAACTCTAAATGCCTAAACCTTTACAAGAAGATAGAAAAGTTGTGAAAATCTAATCTTTCACCACAAAATCATCACATCAATTACTTAACCAACATACTAACAAAAACATAAGCATCAACAATAACTTTTAATGTACGATCCACTTATATTCTTTCTAAAGCATAAGCATTAGCGACAGCAAATGCAATGCCGGGTTGCATAAGATCATCGTTGTGGGGAAAATGAGAACATGGATAACACTAAATCACACACAAACAAACTGGAAATCATGTGAATAAGCCATAAACCCTCACAAGAAGatgaaaaaaattgtaaaaatgtAATCTTTCACCACAAAATTTCACATCCTCCCATTCTTTGACTGTTCCAGCTCTTTCTCATCACATAATTACTTAAACAACAAACCAACAAATACATATGCATCATAACTTTTTAAGCAACATCTACTAATATTCTTTTCTAGACAACCTCAGCTGAGCTAACACATATCCTATCATTTTACTACTCCACATCATACAACTAACATAGAAACCAGCCAAACAAAAGGATACATGAATCAAGAGCTAAAACAATATAACATGATCCATGAAGCAACCAATAAGACCGGTTGGATAAGATCGTCGCTGATTTAGGGCAAATGAGAACAAAAGGATAATACTGAATCACACACAAACAAACTGGGAATCATGTGATTAAGCCCTCACAAGAAGATAaacaaaaaatgtgaaaaatcaaatctttcACCACACAATTTCACTTCCTCCCATTCTTTGCCAGTTCCAACTCTTTCTCATCACATCATTACTTaagcaacaaaaaaaaacaaaaacatacgCATCaaccaaacaaaacaaaattgaaaaggTTACATGAATCAAGAGCTAAAACAAGAAAACATGATCCATGAGTCACCCAACAATGCAAGAACCATACCCATGAGAGTTGCCTCAAGCAAGTTTGTCCTCCAAATAACTTGATCCATTGGAGTCATAGTGCCATGTTTGGTGCCCTTGTTCTGAATCTTGAGAATGCTATACAAATCAGACAGCAAAATGGCAAAAATAGTTCCAGCACTGGTTAGAACTGTAGCCCTCCTCATTTTCACTTGATCCAAACCCTTTATCACAAGCTCCCTCAACGGACCAATCTTCACCATTAAAAGGAATGCAACCAAACCCTCCGCACACACAACCAGAAAGAACAAAGGAATCATCTTTGCAACAACACAATCACAACTGTCCTGCAAAACTAAAccaagtttcaattttttttacttgggCTCAGTTTTCATGGGAATTAAGGATATCCCACACCTTTTACAGGTTAATTTTCTCAAGAAATGTGCAAGCAAGAAGAAGGGCGGAGAGCAAAtcgtttttcttgattaatgaaaaatcaaatctttgaaGCAGTTGCTATAAGAGAGGAGAATCCTGAAATCCTATTAATCCTCTCCTTTCAAGATAGTAAAACCCCAATTCTTTTTCAGTAGAATGCAAACTTACAAAGGGATTGTTAAAAGGCCACAGATCTGTGGAAAAAATAGCTGCAGAGTTAAACAGTGCACAATTTGAAAACACCTCTCTCTTTCTATCTCTATATCCCCCCTCTTGGTTATTATTCCATTATTTCTAGATTAAAGGTTTGTTCTTTTTGGGATTAGTGGGATGGCATTGCTTTACAGGGCGGAAAAAGACGATCAAATAAAGCAGAGTGAATTGAAATGAGGTGAGTGCTAAATCAGTCAAAAACATTTATGATGGTGAGATGAGTTTTTTTGAGAGCAAGATTTTGAATTGAAGTGAAGTGGAAGCATTCcattattcaaatttaattgaagTGAAGTGGAAGCATTCCATTATTCAAATTTAGGTGTCAATCCTAAATTTTACAGTGTTCTTCTATTTTAGGATCCAGTCTCAAGTAATTGACTCATGTCgtcaaataattttattttattttattttattttattcgaaTCTTTAGAATTTGTATCAATTCTATCACAACCTTTTTTAAAATTACTCCTgttagtttaatttacttgtatcaattttattattgaatttaaCTCCAACGATTGAACTATAACATATAAGATGATGTTATTAAGTGCACTTGTCTAAATATTGATTGTTAAAATCAATACATTTTGGTAAGATGATAATAAAACTGATAAATGAAAAAAGTCGAGATATAGTAATTGATATAACTCCAAaatgtatcaataaaatttaatttttttttaagattgATAAAATCAAAGACtataataattcaattattAACCAAATACTGGTACTAAAGATGTCATTTTTTAGGGAATATAATGTAAGGATGTATAGATTAAATTGGTTTTAAAATAGGCTATCTGCTAAAATGTGGTATGAATTTAATGctcataatttttaataaagagAACACCAACCATACCATAATGTCATATTAATCTAACAATTATTAAGTGGTATTTATACATGTAGAATTCTGACCTGTATTTTTTCTgtataaaaatatgaatgacagATCTTATGGCCCAATAGAATTGGTCTATATTATTTAAATGGGCCTCACCTTAGTGTCAAGCTCggtaatatttattattctttCAATATCATTTGACTatgtcattaattttttttgctcTTGACAAAAATAATAGATACATGTTGCTATATTCAATCCATACAATTTAAAAGAAgacacaaaaataattaaatactatttGTGCCAGCTTGACTTAAATATTACGCACTACTCAAAAAGCACGAAGTCAACATTAATAAGTTGTTGCTCAACATTGTTATGGTTaccaattttgaattttagatTGGCTATTGATATAAATTAGAGACGTAATTTACGTatgctgattttttttttttgttgttgtaaaAATGACTAAATTTGGAGCAAAGGAAAACGTCATTTAGTTGAAGGCATAATTGTCTATTACACTTTAGTTGGAACACAAAAATGATTATACTTTTTTAAAATGATGTGTTTAGGAACATACATTAACATtcttaattaaataagaaaatgtcTTTAAGCAATTTTTAAGTGTTTATGACtcgaataattaattaaattaaaaaaatcatttgcCATTTTTTAGGTGTCTACGGGACAATGAGAAGAATAGAAGATGTAGCATTCgacaaatattttaatgaatttcATTAGTAGAATGATTGATTCATAGGGAATTAAAAATTAAGACAAGTGAGGACTTGGTCAATGGTTAGTGCGAGATAATAGTCAACGGTTCTTATTTAGACATCAATTCATTGCGTGCTATTTCGAGTTTTGGTTTAATAAAAAGACTCAATTTTTATTGAATTCTAGAAACCTAACTCTGGATTTCTCCTCTGCTGCTTCTGGGCTTAGATTCTTTTGAAGCTGAAGAAAAATGGCAGTGAGTTTCAATTTACTCTCTTGTCAATTGTCATCACTATATCAAGATTTCATGTGTGTATTTATTGCGTATATTGAAATAGTAACAAATGCACAACATAATCTTGATATTAAATGACATAATGCTTACTATTCATAATTATTGGTTGTAGAAGCAAAGGGCGAATGTGCCAAAATTTGGCAACTGGGAAAATGAACAAAACGATGTTTCTTATACAGTTTACTTCGACGGTGCGAGGAAAAATAAGGGAGGAAAGATGATAAACCCAAACGATCCCGAAGAGAATCGGGAGATGTTTGTTCATCTAGAACCTTCGTCTCTTGTTGCCACCACTCCTCCTTCTCAACACTGAAGGATGATTGGAAAACTCCAGAAAGAATTGGATATTATCTAGGAGTTTAATTACGTATtcttgaaattttaatattacgTAACTTTGTCATTTTTGAGATTTTAATCATCTAAATTCTAGCTTGTTTGAGATTTTGATATCAACGCAACAAAAACATTTGTCATTATAATGTGCATTGTTTGCAATATAAGAATGTAATTTGTCTGTAAATACacaaattttgtgattttcttgaatttaatccaatttttttagatgttttgttttttcccCAACATTAAAACTTAATGTGATTGCATTTAATCTTAAAATCAGTGTTAACAAATCGTGATTCTGCTACAATAAATACTGAAAAATACCGTATCAACAACAATTTGATGGACAAAAATCATAAATATCAGAATGCATGATCTCTGTTAAAATTTATGCTTCATTCTAGATATTACACTTTGTCCAAACCATAGTTCTATAGAAAAAAGTTCAATCAGTACAATTTACAAAAGAGCTAAATTTGATggattcaaaaaaaaattgatcgaAATTATACAATTTGAGAAAAATTAGAAACTTCATGCAGTTAgattaaaagaaaaaagtttatgatcaaaatcagaaaatatgtaAAAGTTACTCATTCGACATCGAATATCGTCAAAATAGAATGTGACAATTCACTCCTACTCTCACACTAAAACACCAAATTATACGACAAAATGCATATGCATTATAGAAAGTTCAAATATTTTTCCAAGTTGATTAAATATATGTATAGGCCTTTGACATGGGCTAGCCCTAAAATTCCATGAAATTTATACTTATACATTTTAATAAGATGACCCACTCTACAATAATCTCATCTCTATCTAACAATATTTAAATGGTTTTTCTACATATATAATTCTGACTTGTATTTTTATGCATGTGCTATCTTATAGCCCAATAGAATTGGTCTATGACTCTATATATACGAGTATTATTTAAATGGGCTAGACCTTAGTGGCAAGCATGCCAATTTTTGTTTATTCCTTCAATAGCTAATTTCAATATCATTTGACCatatcattaaatttaattcttTAGGCAATAAACTATAGAGACATGTTGCTATATTCAAAATATACTATTTGAAGAAGGTACacgaaattattaaaaatttacattttGTCTGATGGACTCAAATAGTCTCACAAGTTGGTGTTTGCTGGCACAAGTTGAGAGTTTAATGGTAAGCACAAATAGGaatcattcttttattttgcTAAATATGGATTAGATTGCACATATATAATTAGAAATTGGGTGTCCACTCTAGCCTCCATTAATTTCagattaattatatatgtatcgaattttattatataacattaaatggaaaaaataaTAGGATATGGTGCAACTGCATGTGTGACTCAAGTTGGTAATGAGCTATAGAAATATGCACCAATGAAAAGGAATTTTGGACATCATCTTGTAAATCAGAAACAAATATAACCCCATAAAAGTGTTGACAATTACCTAAAATTATGGTGTTTCGCAATCACAACTTTTATACACGATTACACATGTCATTTTGATTAGTCTACTATCACTTGTCTAATTTTATATTTACTATATGATAAATAGAGATCACGTGCATTCCAATTTCATAATAAAAGTGTGACCACTATTACGGTACCTTATTTTCATTCACATTCTTTCAGTATTTTCTAAATTTCGAATCGTTAAAAAGTAAGACGTTGTAATTGCGGACGAAAGGAGTCTAATTTAACTGGTAAAGCGTTATGAACgagaataagagcatccacaacggcgagCAGGATGAcatccgtccgtccgtgccagcggcacggagacgctgtccgccgctgctcgatgcatcgag
Proteins encoded in this window:
- the LOC121742607 gene encoding B-cell receptor-associated protein 31-like, with the protein product MIPLFFLVVCAEGLVAFLLMVKIGPLRELVIKGLDQVKMRRATVLTSAGTIFAILLSDLYSILKIQNKGTKHGTMTPMDQVIWRTNLLEATLMGFSLFLGFLIDRMHHYIQKLIKVRSNTGASKQEVENLEKEKLQLKAKEEKASAEVKKLKKEVSSLTEDLNKLKLESAEKDKKVETAEGHVAALQKQSADLLLEYDRLLEDNQNLQNQALGYRR